From the Corythoichthys intestinalis isolate RoL2023-P3 chromosome 13, ASM3026506v1, whole genome shotgun sequence genome, one window contains:
- the LOC130927665 gene encoding zinc finger protein 585A-like isoform X2 encodes MENTQIEKQQRPHPLKKGEEHPPYVKVEVIDIPMWTGEPLKGEDGGRSEASTGAEPPSGSRSSSKEGFQADNLFVRPAGSDDYTSHSLFCFSKYLGPDAQQLKREVQLPIKKEEVELPYVKEEDNITMSSGFSKYLGPEWQESESPAIKEELEHLQMKREEPEHPQQQKRAVQLPIKKEEVELPYVKEEDNITMSTGEPLNSEDGPSEASRGTEPPSSSSTEGRQAHIFIAPSDRNGATSHSSYKDDGQKKSHCGKTFANNYTCRMHISSHTGEKPFSCSDCGKKFSEKGTLKQHARTHTGEKPFVCLVCGQRFSSKSYLKVHTRTHTGEKPYPCSVCGQKLAQKRNLKVHTRTHTGEKPFVCSVCGQGFTQIQRLKVHIRTHTGEKPFSCSDCGKKFSEKATLKNHTRTHTGEKPFSCSVCGQGFTQSHHLTVHTRTHTGKKPFSCSDCGKKFSVKGALKNHTRTHTGEKPFSCSVCGQGFTRSHHLTVHTRTHTGEKPFSCSDCGKRFTEKSTLNTHKRTHTDEKPFVCSVCGQGYSSKSYLNKHTRTHTGEKPFSCSVCGQGFTRSHHLTEHTRTHTGEKPFSCSVCGQGFTRSHHLTVHTRTHTGEKPFSCSDCGKRFTEKSTLNTHTRTHTGEKPFVCSVCGQGYSSKSYLNKHTRTHACVKPFSCSVCGQEFSCESALKVHTRTHTGEKPFSCSDCGKKFSVKGALKVHTRTHTGEKPFSCSDCGQEFSYQSALKVHTRTHTGEKPFSCSVCGQGFVQKQQLQRHKRTHTGEKPFSCSDCGKRFTEKSALNTHTRTHTGEKPFSCSVCGQGFTRSHHLIVHTRTHTGEKPFSCSDCGKRFTEKSTLNTHKRIHTGEKPFSCSVCGQGFTRSHHLTVHTRTHPGEKPFSCSDCGKRFTEKSALNTHKRTHTGEKPFSCSACGQKFACKDQINRHVCIGVRSSGQ; translated from the exons gtttcagcAAATATCTTGGTCCTGACGCTCAACAGCTTAAGAGGGAAGTacaacttccaatcaaaaaggaggaggtagAGCTGCCATACGTTAAAGAGGAGGACAATATCACCATGTCGAGTG gATTCAGCAAATATCTTGGTCCTGAGTGGCAGGAGTCTGAGTCTCCTGCCATTAAAGAGGAATTGGAGCACCTGCAAATGAAACGGGAAGAGCCAGAGCACCCTCAACAGCAAAAGAGAGCAGTacaacttccaatcaaaaaggaggaggtagAGCTGCCATACGTTAAAGAGGAGGACAATATCACCATGTCgactggtgagcccttgaaTAGCGAGGATGGTCCAAGTGAGGCCAGCAGAGGGACGGAGCCTCCAAGCAGCAGCTCAACGGAAGGACGGCAAGCACACATTTTCATCGCACCATCAGATAGAAATGGCGCCACGTCACACTCATCTTACAAAGATGATGGTCAGAAGAAATCTCACtgtgggaaaacctttgctaATAACTATACTTGTCGTATGCATATTAGcagccacactggtgaaaaacccttTTCCTGCTCAGATTGTGGTAAAAAATTCTCTGAAAAAGGCACCTTGAAACAACACGCAAGAACCcatactggtgaaaaaccttttgtctgcttagtttgtggtcaaaggttCAGTAGCAAGAGCTacttaaaagtacacacaagaacccacactggtgaaaaaccttatccttgctcagtttgtggtcaaaaattAGCTCAGAAGAGAAacttaaaagtacacacaagaacccacacaggtgaaaaaccctttgtctgctcagtttgtggtcaaggattcactcaAATTCAACGCTTAAAAGTacacataagaacccacactggtgaaaaacctttttcttgctcagattgtggaaaaaaattctCTGAAAAAGCCAccttgaaaaatcacacaagaacccacactggtgaaaaacctttttcctgctcagtttgtggtcaaggattcactcaAAGTCACCACTTAaccgtacacacaagaacccacactggtaaaAAACCCTTTTCCTGCTCAGATTGTGGTAAAAAATTCTCTGTAAAAGGCGCCTTGAAAaaccacacaagaacccacactggtgaaaaacctttttcctgctcagtttgtggtcaaggattcactcgAAGTCACCACTTAaccgtacacacaagaacccacactggtgaaaaaccgttTTCCTGCTCAGATTGTGGAAAAAGATTCACTGAGAAGAGCAccttaaacacacacaaaagaactcacactgatgaaaaaccctttgtctgctcagtttgtggtcaagggtacagtagcaagagctacttaaacaaacacacaagaacccacactggtgaaaaacctttttcctgctcagtttgtggtcaaggattcactcgAAGTCACCACTTAActgaacacacaagaacccacactggtgaaaaacctttttcctgctcagtttgtggtcaaggattcactcgAAGTCACCACTTAaccgtacacacaagaacccacacgggTGAAAAACCGTTTTCCTGCTCAGATTGTGGAAAAAGATTCACTGAGAAGAGCaccttaaacacacacacaagaactcacactggtgaaaaaccctttgtctgctcagtttgtggtcaagggtacagtagcaagagctacttaaacaaacacacaagaacccacgctTGTGTAAAACCTTTttcttgctcagtttgtggtcaagaatTCAGTTGTGAGAGTGccttaaaagtacacacaagaacccacactggtgaaaaacctttttcttgcTCAGATTGTGGTAAAAAATTCTCTGTAAAAGGCGCCctaaaagtacacacaagaacccacactggtgaaaaaccgttTTCCTGCTCAGATTGTGGTCAAGAATTCAGCTATCAGAGTGccttaaaagtacacacaagaacccacactggtgaaaaacctttttcctgctcagtttgtggtcaaggattcgttCAAAAACAACAATTGCAAAGACACAAAAGAACCCATACTGGTGAAAAACCGTTTTCCTGCTCAGATTGTGGAAAAAGATTCACTGAGAAGAGTgccttaaacacacacacaagaacccacactggtgaaaaacctttttcctgctcagtttgtggtcaaggattcactcgAAGTCACCACTTAatcgtacacacaagaacccacactggtgaaaaaccgttTTCCTGCTCAGATTGTGGAAAAAGATTCACTGAGAAGAGTAccttaaacacacacaaaagaatccacactggtgaaaaacctttttcctgctcagtttgtggtcaaggattcactcgAAGTCACCACTTAaccgtacacacaagaacccaccctGGTGAAAAACCGTTTTCCTGCTCAGATTGTGGAAAAAGATTCACTGAGAAGAGCGCCTTAAACACACACaagagaacccacactggcgaaaaacctttttcctgctcagcttGTGGTCAAAAATTCGCTTGCAAGGATCAGATTAATAGACACGTGTGTATTGGTGTGAGAAGCAGTGGCCAATGA